One genomic window of Danio rerio strain Tuebingen ecotype United States chromosome 24, GRCz12tu, whole genome shotgun sequence includes the following:
- the cdv3 gene encoding protein CDV3 homolog isoform X2 has translation MADVAPAGVEKSLDDFFAKRDKKKKKEKGKGKEQVTGAAAAAAMPVKKMKKEKEKSTKSENQDAQMEKDEEWKEFEQKEVDYTGLRLQAMQMSDEKEEEEYEKEEVGEDGEIILVTSDKMSGPWNKSGGAPPSAASAPVEEVEVPEPKAPGVYRPPGARLTTTKKAPAQGPPEIFSDAQFPSLLSTARHVETRNRDREMEKTFEVVKHKSRVREGEGPGSMQQLQLDNQYAILGDK, from the exons ATGGCGGATGTGGCTCCGGCCGGCGTGGAGAAGAGTCTGGATGACTTCTTCGCCAAACGCgacaagaagaaaaagaaggagAAGGGAAAGGGAAAGGAGCAGGTGAccggagcagcagcagcagcagcaatgcCGGTGAAAAAGATGAAAAAGGAGAAGGAGAAGTCGACGAAGAGTGAGAATCAAGACGCGCAGATGGAGAAG GATGAGGAATGGAAGGAATTTGAGCAGAAGGAAGTGGACTACACCGGACTCAGACTCCAGGCCATGCAAATGAG TGatgagaaggaggaggaagagtaCGAGAAGGAGGAAGTGGGTGAGGATGGCGAGATCATCTTGGTCACCAGTGATAAAATGTCTGGACCCTGGAATAAATCAGGGGGGGCTCCTCCTTCAGCTGCTTCAGCTCCGG TTGAGGAAGTTGAAGTTCCTGAGCCCAAAGCACCTGGTGTATATCGTCCCCCTGGGGCCCGGCTAACCACTACTAAGAAAGCCCCAGCTCAAGGGCCTCCAGAGATCTTCAGTGACGCCCAGTTTCCTTCTCTCCTGTCCACTGCCAGACATGTGGAGACTCGCAA TAGGGACAGAGAGATGGAGAAAACCTTCGAAGTGGTCAAGCACAAGAGCCGGGTCCGAGAAGGCGAAGGTCCAGGCTCCATGCAGCAGTTACAGTTAGATAATCAGTACGCCATCCTGGGGGACAAGTAA
- the cdv3 gene encoding protein CDV3 homolog, whose protein sequence is MADVAPAGVEKSLDDFFAKRDKKKKKEKGKGKEQVTGAAAAAAMPVKKMKKEKEKSTKSENQDAQMEKEDEEWKEFEQKEVDYTGLRLQAMQMSDEKEEEEYEKEEVGEDGEIILVTSDKMSGPWNKSGGAPPSAASAPVEEVEVPEPKAPGVYRPPGARLTTTKKAPAQGPPEIFSDAQFPSLLSTARHVETRKDREMEKTFEVVKHKSRVREGEGPGSMQQLQLDNQYAILGDK, encoded by the exons ATGGCGGATGTGGCTCCGGCCGGCGTGGAGAAGAGTCTGGATGACTTCTTCGCCAAACGCgacaagaagaaaaagaaggagAAGGGAAAGGGAAAGGAGCAGGTGAccggagcagcagcagcagcagcaatgcCGGTGAAAAAGATGAAAAAGGAGAAGGAGAAGTCGACGAAGAGTGAGAATCAAGACGCGCAGATGGAGAAG GAGGATGAGGAATGGAAGGAATTTGAGCAGAAGGAAGTGGACTACACCGGACTCAGACTCCAGGCCATGCAAATGAG TGatgagaaggaggaggaagagtaCGAGAAGGAGGAAGTGGGTGAGGATGGCGAGATCATCTTGGTCACCAGTGATAAAATGTCTGGACCCTGGAATAAATCAGGGGGGGCTCCTCCTTCAGCTGCTTCAGCTCCGG TTGAGGAAGTTGAAGTTCCTGAGCCCAAAGCACCTGGTGTATATCGTCCCCCTGGGGCCCGGCTAACCACTACTAAGAAAGCCCCAGCTCAAGGGCCTCCAGAGATCTTCAGTGACGCCCAGTTTCCTTCTCTCCTGTCCACTGCCAGACATGTGGAGACTCGCAA GGACAGAGAGATGGAGAAAACCTTCGAAGTGGTCAAGCACAAGAGCCGGGTCCGAGAAGGCGAAGGTCCAGGCTCCATGCAGCAGTTACAGTTAGATAATCAGTACGCCATCCTGGGGGACAAGTAA
- the cdv3 gene encoding protein CDV3 homolog isoform X3 has product MADVAPAGVEKSLDDFFAKRDKKKKKEKGKGKEQVTGAAAAAAMPVKKMKKEKEKSTKSENQDAQMEKDEEWKEFEQKEVDYTGLRLQAMQMSDEKEEEEYEKEEVGEDGEIILVTSDKMSGPWNKSGGAPPSAASAPVEEVEVPEPKAPGVYRPPGARLTTTKKAPAQGPPEIFSDAQFPSLLSTARHVETRKDREMEKTFEVVKHKSRVREGEGPGSMQQLQLDNQYAILGDK; this is encoded by the exons ATGGCGGATGTGGCTCCGGCCGGCGTGGAGAAGAGTCTGGATGACTTCTTCGCCAAACGCgacaagaagaaaaagaaggagAAGGGAAAGGGAAAGGAGCAGGTGAccggagcagcagcagcagcagcaatgcCGGTGAAAAAGATGAAAAAGGAGAAGGAGAAGTCGACGAAGAGTGAGAATCAAGACGCGCAGATGGAGAAG GATGAGGAATGGAAGGAATTTGAGCAGAAGGAAGTGGACTACACCGGACTCAGACTCCAGGCCATGCAAATGAG TGatgagaaggaggaggaagagtaCGAGAAGGAGGAAGTGGGTGAGGATGGCGAGATCATCTTGGTCACCAGTGATAAAATGTCTGGACCCTGGAATAAATCAGGGGGGGCTCCTCCTTCAGCTGCTTCAGCTCCGG TTGAGGAAGTTGAAGTTCCTGAGCCCAAAGCACCTGGTGTATATCGTCCCCCTGGGGCCCGGCTAACCACTACTAAGAAAGCCCCAGCTCAAGGGCCTCCAGAGATCTTCAGTGACGCCCAGTTTCCTTCTCTCCTGTCCACTGCCAGACATGTGGAGACTCGCAA GGACAGAGAGATGGAGAAAACCTTCGAAGTGGTCAAGCACAAGAGCCGGGTCCGAGAAGGCGAAGGTCCAGGCTCCATGCAGCAGTTACAGTTAGATAATCAGTACGCCATCCTGGGGGACAAGTAA
- the cdv3 gene encoding protein CDV3 homolog isoform X1, whose protein sequence is MADVAPAGVEKSLDDFFAKRDKKKKKEKGKGKEQVTGAAAAAAMPVKKMKKEKEKSTKSENQDAQMEKEDEEWKEFEQKEVDYTGLRLQAMQMSDEKEEEEYEKEEVGEDGEIILVTSDKMSGPWNKSGGAPPSAASAPVEEVEVPEPKAPGVYRPPGARLTTTKKAPAQGPPEIFSDAQFPSLLSTARHVETRNRDREMEKTFEVVKHKSRVREGEGPGSMQQLQLDNQYAILGDK, encoded by the exons ATGGCGGATGTGGCTCCGGCCGGCGTGGAGAAGAGTCTGGATGACTTCTTCGCCAAACGCgacaagaagaaaaagaaggagAAGGGAAAGGGAAAGGAGCAGGTGAccggagcagcagcagcagcagcaatgcCGGTGAAAAAGATGAAAAAGGAGAAGGAGAAGTCGACGAAGAGTGAGAATCAAGACGCGCAGATGGAGAAG GAGGATGAGGAATGGAAGGAATTTGAGCAGAAGGAAGTGGACTACACCGGACTCAGACTCCAGGCCATGCAAATGAG TGatgagaaggaggaggaagagtaCGAGAAGGAGGAAGTGGGTGAGGATGGCGAGATCATCTTGGTCACCAGTGATAAAATGTCTGGACCCTGGAATAAATCAGGGGGGGCTCCTCCTTCAGCTGCTTCAGCTCCGG TTGAGGAAGTTGAAGTTCCTGAGCCCAAAGCACCTGGTGTATATCGTCCCCCTGGGGCCCGGCTAACCACTACTAAGAAAGCCCCAGCTCAAGGGCCTCCAGAGATCTTCAGTGACGCCCAGTTTCCTTCTCTCCTGTCCACTGCCAGACATGTGGAGACTCGCAA TAGGGACAGAGAGATGGAGAAAACCTTCGAAGTGGTCAAGCACAAGAGCCGGGTCCGAGAAGGCGAAGGTCCAGGCTCCATGCAGCAGTTACAGTTAGATAATCAGTACGCCATCCTGGGGGACAAGTAA